One Synechococcales cyanobacterium T60_A2020_003 genomic window, TGAGCGCAACACATTTGATGAACAATTCCACGGCTTGATTGTCAAATTGACGTGCACTGAGATTGCCCCCAAAAATAGTCTTAAAGCGGAACATGGTAGTTTCAGCAATCGAACGACGATGATAGC contains:
- a CDS encoding IS5/IS1182 family transposase; protein product: YHRRSIAETTMFRFKTIFGGNLSARQFDNQAVELFIKCVALNRMIQIAKPDSYKVEG